From Lagopus muta isolate bLagMut1 chromosome 12, bLagMut1 primary, whole genome shotgun sequence, one genomic window encodes:
- the SDR42E1 gene encoding short-chain dehydrogenase/reductase family 42E member 1 isoform X1, protein MEAGSSAKEAVLITGGGGYFGFRLGCTIYKKGVDVILFDVMKPLQPVPEGIKFIQGNVCCLAEVEEALKDVICVFHIASYGMSGREQLNRKLIEDVNVKGTENVIQACKSTGVSSLVYTSTYNVIFGGQIIENGDESLPYLPLHLHPDHYSRTKSLAEMKVLKANGTELGNGKGVLRTCALRPAGIYGPGEQRHLPRIVSYIERGLFKFVYGDPLSLVEFVHVDNLVQAHILAFEALKANKKHIAAGQAYFISDGRPVNNFEFFRPLVEGLGYKFPTCRLPLSLVYFFAFLTEVVHFLIGHVYNFQPLLTRTEVYKTGVTHYFSMEKARKELGYEPQKYSLNEVVEWFRSQGCGPKPGKYTITHLLRDGGLLLLLIAVLVSWFPSAVIFSP, encoded by the exons ATGGAAGCAGGAAGTAGCGCCAAGGAAGCGGTGCTGATTACAGGAGGAGGTGGTTACTTTGGCTTCCG TTTAGGCTGTACCATATACAAAAAGGGAGTTGATGTGATTCTCTTTGATGTCATGAAGCCTCTTCAACCTGTGCCAGAAGGGATAAAGTTTATACAAGGGAACGTCTGTTGTCTGGCTGAAGTGGAAGAGGCTCTTAAAGATGTGATCTGCGTGTTCCACATCGCTTCCTATGGAATGTCTGGCAGGGAGCAGTTGAACCGAAAACTTATAGAAGATGTTAACgtgaaaggaacagaaaatgtcaTCCAAGCCTGCAAGAGCACAGGAGTGTCAAGTCTGGTTTATACAAGTACATATAACGTGATATTTGGAGGCCAGATTATAGAAAATGGGGATGAATCTCTGCCTTATCTACCTCTTCACCTCCATCCAGATCACTACTCCCGGACCAAATCTTTAGCTGAAATGAAGGTGCTGAAGGCAAACGGTACTGAGCTTGGAAATGGGAAAGGTGTATTGAGGACTTGTGCTCTCCGACCAGCGGGCATCTATGGGCCAGGAGAGCAAAGACATCTTCCAAGAATAGTTAGTTACATTGAGAGGGGACTGTTTAAATTCGTATACGGAGATCCTCTTAGTTTAGTAGAATTTGTACACGTTGACAATCTCGTTCAGGCTCACATCCTTGCCTTTGAGGCCCTCAAAGCCAACAAAAAGCACATAGCTGCAGGCCAAGCCTACTTTATTTCAGATGGCAGGCCAGTAAACAACTTTGAGTTTTTCCGACCGCTAGTAGAAGGTTTGGGATACAAGTTCCCAACCTGCCGCCTTCCTCTGTCACTTGtctatttttttgcatttcttactGAAGTAGTTCATTTTCTCATAGGCCATGTTTATAattttcagcctctcctcactcGCACAGAAGTTTATAAAACCGGTGTCACACATTacttcagcatggagaaggccAGGAAAGAGCTGGGGTACGAGCCTCAGAAATACAGCCTGAATGAAGTGGTTGAGTGGTTTAGATCTCAGGGCTGTGGACCAAAGCCAGGGAAGTATACCATTACACATCTCCTTAGGGATGGAGGACTGCTCTTGCTGTTGATTGCTGTGCTCGTCTCGTGGTTTCCATCTGCAGTTATATTTTCACCCTGA
- the SDR42E1 gene encoding short-chain dehydrogenase/reductase family 42E member 1 isoform X2 yields the protein MKPLQPVPEGIKFIQGNVCCLAEVEEALKDVICVFHIASYGMSGREQLNRKLIEDVNVKGTENVIQACKSTGVSSLVYTSTYNVIFGGQIIENGDESLPYLPLHLHPDHYSRTKSLAEMKVLKANGTELGNGKGVLRTCALRPAGIYGPGEQRHLPRIVSYIERGLFKFVYGDPLSLVEFVHVDNLVQAHILAFEALKANKKHIAAGQAYFISDGRPVNNFEFFRPLVEGLGYKFPTCRLPLSLVYFFAFLTEVVHFLIGHVYNFQPLLTRTEVYKTGVTHYFSMEKARKELGYEPQKYSLNEVVEWFRSQGCGPKPGKYTITHLLRDGGLLLLLIAVLVSWFPSAVIFSP from the coding sequence ATGAAGCCTCTTCAACCTGTGCCAGAAGGGATAAAGTTTATACAAGGGAACGTCTGTTGTCTGGCTGAAGTGGAAGAGGCTCTTAAAGATGTGATCTGCGTGTTCCACATCGCTTCCTATGGAATGTCTGGCAGGGAGCAGTTGAACCGAAAACTTATAGAAGATGTTAACgtgaaaggaacagaaaatgtcaTCCAAGCCTGCAAGAGCACAGGAGTGTCAAGTCTGGTTTATACAAGTACATATAACGTGATATTTGGAGGCCAGATTATAGAAAATGGGGATGAATCTCTGCCTTATCTACCTCTTCACCTCCATCCAGATCACTACTCCCGGACCAAATCTTTAGCTGAAATGAAGGTGCTGAAGGCAAACGGTACTGAGCTTGGAAATGGGAAAGGTGTATTGAGGACTTGTGCTCTCCGACCAGCGGGCATCTATGGGCCAGGAGAGCAAAGACATCTTCCAAGAATAGTTAGTTACATTGAGAGGGGACTGTTTAAATTCGTATACGGAGATCCTCTTAGTTTAGTAGAATTTGTACACGTTGACAATCTCGTTCAGGCTCACATCCTTGCCTTTGAGGCCCTCAAAGCCAACAAAAAGCACATAGCTGCAGGCCAAGCCTACTTTATTTCAGATGGCAGGCCAGTAAACAACTTTGAGTTTTTCCGACCGCTAGTAGAAGGTTTGGGATACAAGTTCCCAACCTGCCGCCTTCCTCTGTCACTTGtctatttttttgcatttcttactGAAGTAGTTCATTTTCTCATAGGCCATGTTTATAattttcagcctctcctcactcGCACAGAAGTTTATAAAACCGGTGTCACACATTacttcagcatggagaaggccAGGAAAGAGCTGGGGTACGAGCCTCAGAAATACAGCCTGAATGAAGTGGTTGAGTGGTTTAGATCTCAGGGCTGTGGACCAAAGCCAGGGAAGTATACCATTACACATCTCCTTAGGGATGGAGGACTGCTCTTGCTGTTGATTGCTGTGCTCGTCTCGTGGTTTCCATCTGCAGTTATATTTTCACCCTGA